In a single window of the Dioscorea cayenensis subsp. rotundata cultivar TDr96_F1 unplaced genomic scaffold, TDr96_F1_v2_PseudoChromosome.rev07_lg8_w22 25.fasta BLBR01002027.1, whole genome shotgun sequence genome:
- the LOC120257338 gene encoding protein SRC2-like isoform X3, with the protein MESCKPFSQSFTNSTHMIEQRNSASNLMNHSGKSSSPQSINKQSETNVETPEGVIGYLDVFIHQAHNIHNICIYHKQDVYAKLSLTGNPEIAIESKVIRSAGGNPVFNEKLQLSVQNIESSLRCEIWMRSAVPSHLEDQLLGFVLIPLSNVIVAKGKLEKEFALSANDLFHSAAGFVQLSISYVGSYPDVMAVAPPPVAVFADTALPDFRE; encoded by the coding sequence ATGGAGTCTTGCAAACCATTTTCTCAGTCCTTCACTAACTCTACTCACATGATTGAGCAGAGGAATTCAGCATCAAACCTCATGAACCACAGTGGGAAAAGTTCAAGCCCTCAATCAATCAACAAGCAGAGTGAAACTAATGTAGAAACTCCTGAAGGAGTCATCGGCTACCTCGATGTTTTCATTCATCAAGCTCACAACATTCATAACATCTGCATCTACCATAAACAGGATGTCTATGCTAAGCTTTCACTAACCGGGAACCCGGAAATTGCTATTGAGAGCAAAGTTATTCGATCGGCCGGGGGCAATCCAGTGTTCAATGAGAAACTCCAGCTCAGTGTTCAGAATATCGAATCTTCGCTTAGATGTGAGATATGGATGCGAAGTGCTGTGCCGAGTCATCTTGAAGACCAATTGCTAGGATTTGTGTTAATACCTCTTTCCAATGTAATTGTAGCCAAAGGGAAGCTAGAGAAGGAGTTTGCACTTTCGGCAAATGATCTGTTTCATTCTGCTGCTGGTTTTGTTCAGCTTTCTATTTCGTATGTCGGCTCTTACCCTGATGTCATGGCAGTTGCGCCTCCCCCGGTCGCTGTCTTTGCTGATACTGCATTGCCTGATTTCAGAGAATGA